One part of the Rutidosis leptorrhynchoides isolate AG116_Rl617_1_P2 chromosome 1, CSIRO_AGI_Rlap_v1, whole genome shotgun sequence genome encodes these proteins:
- the LOC139841187 gene encoding probable aspartic proteinase GIP1: MSLPFFLLFFISPCFSSFIAPITKHYHQTPPFYTLQLYLQTPLQPTHLLLHLNAPFTAIDCTRNYNSTNSRPVPCNSSLCRSLQSNNLNTSSSCINIPTTIWNNKVPNTCVLLPHNSFALIDSLGLHTTNGYNLGRVNLFPEFILTCSNEASKLLHGSSNKEITGLAGLGFSKYSLPAQVSTTSSVFAICLSGSPSAPGIAFFNFEKPYYFLPGIDASEHLNYTPIITSELANTNSLEEYAYFVGVKSININEKPITLTNKTFVTRISTIDPYTVLERSIFTALIETFTNESIEMKLEPIDKPVKPFSVCYEADEVAETYLGPNVPKIEVVMENDVIWSVFGKNSMVRIIEEEGLDVWCLGIVDGGVGSSSSIVIGGNQLEDNLLQFDLGTKRLGFSSSLMQHKTMCANFNFSTINMF, encoded by the coding sequence ATGTCACTCCCATTTTTCCTACTCTTCTTCATATCTCCTTGTTTCTCATCTTTCATTGCCCCCATCACTAAACACTATCACCAAACACCCCCTTTTTACACCTTACAACTTTACCTCCAAACCCCTCTTCAACCCACACATTTACTCCTTCACCTCAACGCCCCTTTCACCGCAATCGACTGCACTCGTAACTACAATTCCACCAATTCCCGGCCCGTCCCGTGCAACTCCTCCCTTTGCCGTTCCCTCCAATCCAATAATTTAAACACATCATCATCATGTATAAATATCCCCACAACTATCTGGAACAATAAAGTTCCCAATACTTGTGTACTTTTACCTCATAACTCGTTTGCTTTAATTGACTCGCTCGGGTTACATACCACCAACGGTTATAACCTGGGCCGAGTCAATTTATTTCCCGAGTTTATTCTAACATGCTCGAATGAAGCGTCAAAGTTACTACATGGAAGTAGTAATAAAGAAATTACCGGTTTAGCCGGTTTAGGATTTTCAAAATATTCACTCCCGGCGCAGGTTAGCACCACCTCGTCGGTTTTCGCTATTTGTCTTTCCGGTTCACCTTCCGCTCCCGGCATCGCGTTTTTTAATTTCGAAAAACCTTATTATTTCTTGCCTGGAATCGATGCTTCTGAACATCTTAACTACACACCAATAATCACTAGTGAATTAGCCAACACAAATTCCTTAGAAGAATATGCTTATTTTGTTGGAGTTAAATCAATTAACATTAACGAAAAACCGATAACGTTAACAAACAAGACGTTTGTTACGAGGATTAGTACAATTGATCCGTACACCGTGTTAGAGAGATCGATTTTTACGGCATTGATTGAGACATTCACGAATGAATCAATTGAAATGAAGCTGGAACCAATTGATAAACCGGTTAAGCCGTTTAGTGTGTGTTATGAAGCTGATGAGGTTGCAGAAACGTATTTGGGACCGAATGTGCCAAAAATTGAGGTTGTGATGGAGAATGATGTAATTTGGAGTGTTTTCGGGAAGAATTCAATGGTTAGGATTATTGAAGAAGAGGGTTTGGATGTATGGTGTTTAGGTATTGTTGATGGAGGTGTTGGATCAAGCTCATCAATTGTGATTGGAGGAAATCAATTAGAGGATAATTTGCTTCAATTTGATTTGGGAACAAAAAGATTGGGATTCAGTTCTTCACTTATGCAACACAAGACAATGTGTGCTAATTTCAATTTTAGCACCATAAACATGTTTTAG